A single region of the Methanobacterium formicicum genome encodes:
- a CDS encoding ribonuclease H-like domain-containing protein, whose product MAYEVEDNPQALKQKLLEEYQDKSLEDMKYGEELETSRGSCYCFTNHEKLEIETLTEKKVNECMASDLKLIKGIGEAKERKLKENGYNSLDDLKEHPSYGAPACELLEKLESRDVCALTDWISTRYSASHPLNLLLSSLSGAENMLFMDIETLGLSDVPLILIGVAEGDGDGLTMKQYLLRDLKEEKAALEGFLSHQEKDNVYVTFNGRSFDVPFIKSRMRFHHMEKPLNSQHLDLLYYSRRQWSNQLPNCRLQTLEKYLFGVEREDDVPSSHVPEFYLTYRETGNIGPLVPIIEHNREDVVTLARILSLLHQCADQED is encoded by the coding sequence ATGGCCTATGAAGTTGAAGATAACCCCCAAGCCCTTAAACAAAAACTCCTGGAAGAATACCAGGATAAATCACTGGAAGATATGAAGTACGGTGAAGAGTTAGAGACCAGCCGTGGCTCATGTTACTGTTTCACCAACCATGAAAAGTTAGAAATTGAAACATTAACTGAAAAGAAAGTTAATGAATGCATGGCCAGTGACCTTAAACTGATTAAAGGGATTGGTGAGGCAAAAGAAAGGAAACTTAAAGAAAATGGTTACAATTCCCTGGATGACTTGAAAGAACACCCCTCCTACGGTGCCCCGGCCTGTGAACTCCTGGAGAAACTGGAAAGCAGGGATGTTTGTGCACTGACTGACTGGATATCCACCCGTTATTCTGCCTCCCATCCCTTGAACCTTCTCCTATCATCACTCTCCGGTGCCGAGAACATGCTTTTCATGGATATAGAAACCCTGGGACTTTCAGATGTGCCCCTGATCCTTATCGGGGTTGCCGAGGGGGATGGTGATGGTTTAACCATGAAACAATACCTTTTAAGGGATTTGAAGGAGGAAAAGGCAGCACTGGAAGGTTTTCTCTCCCATCAGGAAAAGGATAATGTTTATGTGACCTTCAATGGCCGTAGTTTTGATGTTCCATTCATTAAAAGCAGGATGCGCTTCCATCATATGGAAAAACCCCTGAATTCGCAGCACCTGGACCTCCTCTATTACTCCCGGAGGCAGTGGAGCAACCAGCTTCCCAACTGCCGGCTGCAAACTTTAGAAAAATACCTGTTCGGTGTGGAAAGAGAGGATGATGTCCCCAGCAGTCACGTGCCTGAGTTTTACCTCACCTACCGTGAAACCGGAAATATCGGACCACTGGTACCTATAATTGAACACAATCGGGAGGATGTGGTAACTCTGGCCCGGATACTCTCCTTACTCCACCAGTGCGCAGATCAGGAAGATTAA
- a CDS encoding flavodoxin domain-containing protein, with protein sequence MIRTLVLYESRYGSTWEAARIISLILGPSRRIPVSQFTEKHRDYDFIVMGAPIYMGKIHPKLQDFIDREKEWLNEKNIVLFCTCLDGSDGLRVLRKVEDDLGGRVMELGVLGGRLEMDRLTEEDFKALKEYLSQVGLPPQGMDLFSQDEVVDLALRLIDVRDTLLAKLPMEKLKEEVEGFLKEHNTCTLATSSPGRIRATPLEYHYSQGHLYILSEGGMKFANLLSSSRVSVTVYDEYTDMKSLRGMQISGQALVVEDAAEYQQAVEMRGLEMEFIRSLPVDLKLIRVDMEKVEFLNSKFEKEGYSTRQVLNF encoded by the coding sequence TTGATTCGGACTTTAGTTCTGTACGAAAGCAGGTATGGGTCTACCTGGGAGGCGGCTCGGATAATTTCACTTATTCTGGGCCCGTCCCGGCGCATTCCTGTCTCCCAATTCACGGAAAAACACAGGGATTATGATTTCATTGTAATGGGTGCCCCTATTTACATGGGTAAAATACATCCCAAACTACAGGATTTCATTGATAGGGAGAAAGAATGGCTCAATGAAAAGAATATAGTCCTGTTCTGCACCTGTCTGGATGGTTCTGATGGTCTACGGGTTCTCCGGAAAGTGGAGGATGATCTGGGTGGCCGGGTCATGGAACTGGGTGTTCTGGGGGGGCGCCTGGAAATGGACCGTTTAACTGAAGAGGATTTTAAGGCACTGAAGGAGTACCTCTCCCAGGTGGGTCTACCGCCTCAGGGTATGGATTTATTTAGCCAGGACGAAGTGGTTGATCTGGCCCTACGCCTGATTGATGTTCGGGACACTCTTTTAGCGAAACTTCCCATGGAAAAGCTGAAGGAGGAAGTTGAAGGTTTTTTAAAGGAACATAATACTTGCACCCTGGCCACCAGCTCACCGGGGAGGATAAGGGCCACTCCTCTAGAGTACCATTACAGTCAGGGTCATCTTTACATTCTGAGTGAGGGAGGAATGAAATTCGCCAACCTTCTTTCCAGTTCACGGGTTTCAGTCACGGTTTACGATGAATACACGGATATGAAGAGTCTCCGGGGGATGCAGATAAGTGGGCAGGCTCTGGTGGTGGAAGATGCTGCTGAATACCAGCAAGCCGTGGAGATGAGGGGACTGGAAATGGAATTCATCCGGTCATTACCGGTGGATCTTAAACTCATCAGGGTGGACATGGAGAAGGTGGAATTTTTAAACTCAAAATTTGAGAAGGAGGGATACTCCACCCGGCAGGTTTTGAATTTTTAG
- a CDS encoding type II toxin-antitoxin system VapC family toxin: protein MIFIDASFFIAASIKKDQWHPRVREILPKIVAQDKMTSIVVLSEAVTMVGSLGGGKMGARLYNYIQDNHEVKFIDKELSSQAMSFFLNYDGVLSFADSVSLQLMKQYKIDTIVSFDSDFDKVKGISRIH from the coding sequence TTGATTTTTATTGATGCCTCCTTTTTCATCGCTGCATCCATTAAAAAAGACCAGTGGCACCCACGGGTTCGGGAAATTCTCCCCAAAATCGTCGCCCAGGATAAAATGACCTCTATTGTTGTTCTTTCCGAGGCAGTTACCATGGTGGGCAGTCTGGGGGGAGGTAAGATGGGTGCCCGTTTGTACAATTATATCCAGGATAATCATGAAGTTAAGTTTATAGACAAAGAATTAAGCTCACAGGCCATGAGTTTCTTCCTGAACTATGATGGTGTGTTGTCTTTTGCAGATTCTGTTTCTCTACAACTCATGAAGCAATATAAAATAGATACAATTGTTTCCTTTGATTCTGATTTTGATAAGGTAAAGGGAATCTCTAGGATACATTAG
- a CDS encoding AbrB/MazE/SpoVT family DNA-binding domain-containing protein, with product MTETKISKGFQTVVPAEIRKKFKVGPGDVLEWIPTENGVELKFRKKVIIEDILGMVEGPETDAVKLKKKAQRGEKI from the coding sequence ATGACTGAGACCAAAATTTCAAAGGGTTTCCAAACAGTGGTTCCTGCCGAAATAAGAAAAAAATTCAAAGTAGGTCCTGGGGATGTGCTGGAATGGATTCCCACAGAGAATGGTGTGGAATTGAAGTTCCGGAAAAAGGTAATCATTGAGGATATCCTGGGTATGGTTGAGGGACCGGAAACTGATGCCGTAAAACTTAAAAAGAAAGCCCAAAGGGGAGAAAAGATTTGA
- a CDS encoding winged helix-turn-helix domain-containing protein: protein MNTTYFRLFFESPGNFNRVKIVNLLNQRPYNINQLSKELNLNYRTVQHHIKVLGENMMVQSDSNGYGALFSLSDEFDIDKFMEIYNASLDECVLDEDVMRKKVLKMLK from the coding sequence GTGAATACTACCTATTTCCGTTTATTTTTTGAAAGCCCAGGAAACTTTAACCGAGTTAAAATCGTTAATTTACTTAACCAGAGACCTTATAATATTAACCAACTGTCTAAAGAGCTTAATCTGAATTACAGGACAGTTCAACACCATATTAAAGTACTTGGAGAAAATATGATGGTTCAATCAGATAGCAATGGATATGGTGCTTTATTTTCTCTTTCTGATGAATTTGATATAGATAAATTTATGGAAATTTACAATGCATCACTGGATGAATGTGTATTGGATGAAGATGTTATGAGAAAAAAAGTGCTTAAAATGTTGAAGTAA